One genomic window of Aquificaceae bacterium includes the following:
- the gap gene encoding type I glyceraldehyde-3-phosphate dehydrogenase, which produces MGIRVGINGFGRIGRSFFRACQGHEEVEIVAVNDLTDTRTLAHLLKYDSVHGRFKAHVEAKDSSLIVDGRGIRVFSVKDPAEIPWGDLGVDVVIESTGAFTSRDKAELHLRDTVKRVIISAPAKNPDITLVLGVNEHMYDPERHRIISNASCTTNCLAPTLKVLHEKFGVKKGYMVTVHAYTNDQRVLDLPHKDLRRARAAAVNIIPTTTGAAKAIGEVIPELKGRLDGTARRVPVADGSLIDLTVIVEKAPASVEEVNRAFREASENHLKGILQYTEDPVVSQDIVGNPHSAIFDAGLTQVIEDMVHVGAWYDNEWGYSCRLRDLTIFVAEREPSLKT; this is translated from the coding sequence ATGGGTATAAGAGTAGGTATAAACGGATTCGGCAGGATAGGAAGGTCCTTTTTCAGGGCGTGTCAGGGACATGAAGAGGTTGAGATAGTAGCGGTAAACGACCTGACCGATACAAGGACCCTGGCACATCTTCTGAAATACGACTCTGTTCATGGAAGGTTTAAGGCCCATGTGGAGGCAAAGGATTCAAGCCTTATAGTGGATGGAAGGGGAATAAGGGTCTTTTCAGTAAAGGACCCTGCTGAAATTCCATGGGGAGACCTTGGGGTGGATGTGGTCATTGAGTCCACAGGAGCCTTCACAAGCAGAGACAAGGCAGAACTTCATCTCAGAGATACGGTAAAGAGGGTCATAATCTCTGCACCTGCCAAAAACCCGGACATAACCCTTGTGCTGGGTGTAAACGAGCACATGTATGACCCTGAAAGGCACAGGATTATCTCCAACGCCTCATGCACCACCAACTGCCTTGCCCCGACACTGAAGGTTTTACATGAAAAGTTTGGAGTAAAGAAAGGCTACATGGTCACAGTCCACGCCTACACCAACGACCAGAGGGTTCTGGACCTTCCCCACAAAGACCTGAGGCGCGCAAGGGCTGCAGCAGTGAACATCATACCCACCACCACAGGGGCTGCGAAGGCGATAGGTGAGGTCATACCGGAGCTTAAAGGAAGGCTTGATGGCACTGCAAGGAGAGTTCCCGTAGCGGATGGTTCTCTAATAGACCTTACGGTCATAGTGGAGAAAGCTCCAGCTTCTGTAGAGGAAGTAAACAGAGCTTTCAGAGAAGCCTCCGAAAACCACCTCAAGGGCATACTGCAATACACAGAAGACCCAGTGGTATCTCAGGACATAGTGGGTAATCCACACTCTGCCATATTTGATGCAGGGCTAACTCAGGTTATAGAAGACATGGTGCACGTGGGTGCGTGGTATGATAACGAATGGGGCTATTCTTGCAGGCTCAGAGACCTGACCATTTTTGTGGCTGAGAGGGAGCCAAGCCTTAAAACCTGA
- a CDS encoding alpha/beta fold hydrolase, whose product MPSVDLPYHGKSQLSYSDLWSLARSLALKAESGSVLIGWSMGASLALMMAYLFPEKFRGLLLIGASPCFGCAWSEKNLRAFLLRLEREREGFLREFRSLAYPKGFEDTVDIEGAKRILREYMYTDLRHILPYIRQRVLILHGEKDTIVPLSSALTLYNMLKRSKLITFPGGHFPEYENLIFEVLKGLQ is encoded by the coding sequence ATTCCCTCTGTAGACCTGCCCTATCATGGAAAAAGCCAGCTTTCTTACTCAGACCTCTGGTCCCTGGCAAGGTCTCTGGCTCTGAAGGCAGAAAGTGGTTCTGTTCTGATTGGATGGTCTATGGGTGCAAGCCTTGCGCTCATGATGGCTTACCTTTTTCCCGAAAAGTTCAGGGGACTTCTGCTGATAGGTGCATCCCCATGCTTTGGTTGTGCATGGTCAGAGAAAAACTTGAGGGCCTTTCTGCTGAGACTTGAGAGGGAGAGGGAAGGGTTTTTAAGAGAGTTCAGGTCTCTTGCCTACCCAAAAGGCTTTGAAGACACTGTGGATATTGAAGGAGCAAAGAGAATTCTCAGGGAATACATGTATACTGACCTGAGACATATCCTTCCATACATAAGACAGAGGGTTTTAATCCTTCACGGCGAGAAAGACACCATAGTTCCCCTCTCCTCTGCACTTACCCTTTACAACATGCTGAAAAGGTCTAAATTAATAACCTTCCCAGGAGGTCATTTCCCGGAGTATGAAAATCTTATCTTTGAGGTTCTCAAGGGCTTGCAGTAG
- a CDS encoding methyltransferase domain-containing protein, protein MKILSLRFSRACSSYEEWAIPQRYSAQRLKRLENLRGPVLDLGCGTGLLSEGLEDVVGVDIAIGMAKVYRERFGRVVIGDAHALPFKDRSFDFVISNFALHWTDLKRSIPEALRVCRRLFLCALPVEGSLPELLFPFPEVKSILSLLEGRANIRSFFLEEVKIPFSGWDLVKFFHYTGSSFNPLFKGGIISRKRIESMIYEIDRPAFKVLFFSCEVRE, encoded by the coding sequence ATGAAAATCTTATCTTTGAGGTTCTCAAGGGCTTGCAGTAGCTATGAGGAATGGGCGATTCCTCAGAGATACTCTGCACAGAGGCTCAAAAGACTTGAAAACTTAAGAGGACCTGTTCTTGACCTCGGCTGCGGAACAGGGCTTCTCAGCGAAGGTCTTGAGGATGTTGTAGGCGTAGACATAGCCATTGGTATGGCCAAGGTATACAGAGAAAGGTTTGGCAGAGTGGTCATTGGCGATGCCCATGCCCTGCCTTTCAAGGACAGGAGTTTTGACTTTGTTATAAGCAACTTTGCCCTTCACTGGACTGACCTTAAAAGGAGTATACCTGAAGCCCTGAGGGTTTGCAGGAGGCTGTTTCTCTGCGCCCTTCCCGTTGAAGGAAGCCTTCCTGAGCTCCTTTTCCCCTTCCCAGAAGTAAAGAGCATTCTCAGCCTGCTTGAAGGCAGGGCTAACATAAGGAGCTTTTTCCTTGAGGAGGTGAAAATACCCTTCAGCGGATGGGACCTGGTGAAGTTCTTCCACTACACGGGCTCCTCTTTCAATCCCCTTTTTAAAGGTGGTATAATCTCAAGGAAGAGGATTGAAAGTATGATTTATGAGATTGACAGACCAGCCTTTAAAGTTCTATTCTTTTCCTGTGAGGTCAGAGAATGA
- a CDS encoding Do family serine endopeptidase, whose amino-acid sequence MRRRKMVMFLTFFLCLSLLIGCKAQQVQSANPTPKEERVIPSSGTLSQFEQELTGIVEAVSPSVVTIFATQEVTGIETPFPFPFQVPPQERRSLGSGVIIDYRKGKFYILTNSHVVQNARAIRVRFDRHTEKRAKIVGIDPKTDVAVIEVDDKDIPNPEGRVAKLGDSDKLKVGQLVIAIGNPYGLERTVTVGVISALRRAIGITQYESFIQTDAAINPGNSGGPLVNIRGEVIGINTAILAEGQGLGFAIPINLAKWVSDQLIAKGKVIRGWLGVVIQDITPEMAESLGVREGVIIAQIMPGSPAEKGGLRVGDVVVEVDGQKVSEVRELQFKIMRTEPGKEINLKVIREGKEVSLKIRVEEMPEERRVAEEELGQAELGLVLRDLTPEEERRLGVKGVLVVRVTQNSLAMQSGIVPGDIILQVGNRPVSSVREFQQSIEALRQAGRENALLLVRRRGNNLFLVLRLR is encoded by the coding sequence ATGAGGAGGAGAAAGATGGTTATGTTTCTGACCTTTTTTCTGTGCCTTTCCCTTCTTATTGGCTGTAAGGCACAGCAGGTTCAGAGTGCCAACCCGACCCCAAAAGAGGAGAGAGTAATCCCCTCATCTGGCACACTTTCACAGTTTGAACAGGAGCTGACAGGTATAGTAGAGGCTGTTTCCCCCTCAGTTGTGACCATATTTGCTACTCAGGAAGTCACAGGCATTGAAACTCCCTTTCCCTTCCCCTTTCAGGTTCCCCCTCAGGAAAGAAGGTCTCTTGGCTCTGGCGTGATAATAGACTACAGAAAGGGAAAGTTCTACATACTCACCAACAGCCACGTAGTGCAGAATGCAAGGGCCATAAGGGTGAGGTTTGACAGGCACACAGAAAAAAGAGCAAAGATTGTGGGCATAGACCCAAAGACGGACGTGGCTGTGATAGAGGTGGACGACAAGGATATACCCAATCCTGAGGGCAGGGTGGCAAAGCTCGGTGATTCAGATAAGCTGAAGGTTGGACAGCTGGTGATAGCCATAGGAAACCCCTACGGGCTTGAAAGGACTGTGACGGTGGGCGTCATATCCGCCCTTAGAAGGGCGATAGGTATAACCCAGTATGAGAGCTTCATACAGACGGATGCCGCCATAAATCCGGGAAACTCTGGTGGACCGCTCGTAAACATAAGGGGTGAGGTTATAGGCATAAACACCGCCATACTGGCAGAGGGTCAGGGGCTTGGCTTTGCCATTCCCATAAACCTGGCAAAATGGGTGTCTGACCAGCTCATCGCAAAGGGAAAGGTTATAAGAGGCTGGCTTGGCGTGGTCATTCAGGATATAACCCCTGAGATGGCTGAAAGCCTTGGAGTCAGGGAAGGTGTAATAATTGCCCAGATAATGCCCGGGAGTCCAGCAGAAAAAGGTGGTTTGAGAGTGGGTGATGTGGTGGTTGAAGTAGACGGTCAGAAGGTGAGCGAAGTAAGGGAGCTTCAGTTCAAGATAATGAGAACAGAGCCCGGCAAGGAGATAAATTTGAAGGTGATAAGGGAGGGGAAAGAAGTAAGCCTGAAGATACGGGTGGAGGAGATGCCTGAAGAAAGACGGGTGGCAGAGGAGGAGCTCGGTCAGGCGGAGCTGGGGCTTGTTCTCAGAGACCTTACCCCTGAAGAGGAAAGAAGGCTTGGAGTTAAAGGTGTTCTGGTGGTAAGAGTTACACAGAACAGCCTTGCCATGCAGAGCGGCATAGTTCCGGGTGATATCATCCTTCAGGTAGGAAACAGACCAGTTTCAAGCGTAAGAGAATTCCAGCAGAGCATAGAGGCCCTCAGACAGGCAGGAAGAGAAAATGCTCTTCTGCTCGTAAGGAGAAGGGGCAACAACCTCTTTCTTGTGCTGAGGCTGAGGTAG
- a CDS encoding RNA polymerase sigma factor RpoD/SigA — translation MIPDTEQEIINQYLKKVSKIPLLTPEEEKEVAKRAKEGDQQAFRRLVESNLRFVISIAKQYLGYGLPLSELIAAGNHGLLEAAKRFDPDRGVKFISYAVWWIRQAIMQALSQQTGAVRIPIKQSHLINRISSIYSRLYRELEREPTSEEIAHEYTKEVLQKELEKELGREPTEDEIEKRIKKEGYRISPEDVDKCLQLCRVPLSLDAPVGENEDTFFVDFLSQHGTADVEERIISEVLEKEIDDLLDRLPEKERRVIELRFGLRGEEPRTLREIGDILQISRERVRQLETRALRKLRNMAMKRHLKDFLS, via the coding sequence ATGATACCCGATACTGAGCAGGAGATAATAAACCAGTATCTCAAAAAGGTCTCCAAAATACCTCTTCTCACGCCTGAGGAGGAAAAGGAGGTGGCAAAGAGGGCAAAGGAGGGAGACCAGCAGGCTTTCAGAAGGCTCGTGGAATCCAACCTCAGATTTGTTATAAGCATAGCAAAGCAGTATCTGGGTTATGGACTACCACTCTCTGAGCTCATAGCTGCGGGCAACCATGGTCTGCTTGAAGCTGCAAAGAGGTTTGACCCCGACAGGGGTGTAAAGTTCATATCCTACGCCGTATGGTGGATAAGGCAGGCAATAATGCAGGCGCTCTCTCAGCAGACCGGTGCAGTGAGAATACCCATAAAGCAGTCCCATTTGATAAATCGCATAAGCAGTATATACAGCAGGCTATACAGAGAGCTTGAGAGAGAGCCCACATCTGAAGAAATCGCCCACGAATACACAAAGGAAGTGCTTCAGAAGGAGCTTGAGAAGGAGCTTGGTCGTGAACCTACTGAGGATGAGATAGAAAAAAGAATTAAGAAAGAAGGTTACAGGATAAGCCCAGAAGATGTGGACAAATGTCTTCAGCTATGCAGGGTCCCCCTGTCCTTGGATGCGCCAGTGGGGGAGAACGAGGACACCTTCTTTGTAGACTTTCTGAGCCAGCATGGCACTGCAGATGTGGAGGAGAGGATAATAAGTGAGGTGCTGGAGAAGGAAATAGATGACCTTCTGGACAGGCTCCCTGAAAAGGAAAGGAGAGTCATAGAGCTACGCTTTGGTCTTAGGGGTGAGGAGCCAAGGACTCTGAGGGAGATTGGGGATATACTGCAGATTTCAAGGGAGAGGGTGCGTCAGCTTGAAACAAGGGCACTCAGAAAGCTGAGAAACATGGCAATGAAGAGACATCTCAAGGATTTTCTCAGCTGA
- the truB gene encoding tRNA pseudouridine(55) synthase TruB has protein sequence MLSGLLLVDKPRGITSMDVVESIKKRFKVKAGHAGTLDPIATGLLLVLVGEATKFSQFFIGLDKTYITTAKLGEVTNTYDAEGEVIETRPVEVSCNDIEKILEKFTGSLLQKPPPYSAKRLGGKRAYELARKGVSVEMKPVEVLVYKAELLRCQLPLVEFLFEVSSGTYIRSLVHDIGRELSCGAHVLELRRLKAGSFSVDMAVVYQRLLLLEDIAGLLIPVGEALAFMPRVNLSGELARRIRHGSAVRLRESLERTFVRLYEDSSFLGVGLIEKNTLRPYRLMQSP, from the coding sequence ATGCTCTCAGGTCTTCTTCTTGTAGACAAGCCAAGAGGAATTACCTCTATGGATGTGGTTGAATCAATTAAGAAGCGCTTTAAAGTCAAGGCCGGACATGCAGGCACCCTTGACCCGATAGCCACAGGACTTCTCCTGGTGCTTGTGGGGGAAGCTACCAAGTTCTCTCAGTTTTTTATCGGACTTGACAAAACCTACATAACCACCGCAAAGCTCGGGGAGGTTACCAACACCTACGATGCTGAGGGTGAGGTCATTGAGACAAGACCTGTAGAAGTATCCTGTAATGATATTGAGAAAATTCTGGAAAAATTCACTGGAAGCCTGCTCCAGAAGCCTCCACCTTACTCGGCAAAGCGTCTTGGAGGGAAGCGAGCCTATGAGCTTGCAAGGAAGGGAGTGAGTGTGGAGATGAAACCTGTGGAGGTTCTCGTATACAAGGCTGAGCTTCTCAGATGCCAGTTACCCTTAGTTGAGTTCCTCTTTGAAGTATCCTCCGGCACATACATAAGAAGCCTCGTTCATGACATAGGAAGGGAGCTTTCCTGCGGAGCTCATGTGCTTGAGCTCAGAAGATTAAAAGCTGGAAGCTTCAGCGTGGATATGGCAGTAGTCTATCAGAGGCTTCTCCTTCTAGAGGATATAGCCGGGCTGTTAATCCCAGTGGGGGAAGCCCTCGCTTTTATGCCCAGGGTTAACCTTAGTGGTGAGCTGGCAAGAAGGATAAGGCACGGTTCTGCCGTAAGGCTCAGGGAAAGCCTTGAAAGAACCTTTGTCAGACTTTACGAGGACAGCAGCTTTCTTGGTGTGGGTCTGATTGAGAAAAACACCTTAAGGCCTTACAGACTCATGCAATCGCCCTGA
- the prfA gene encoding peptide chain release factor 1, translating into MLSPELEERLKAIEQRYLELQYQLSSPEVVSDREKLTRLGKELKDLEEVYTAYRNYKKLLSDLEQARELLKSEDLRELAREEVERLTEELEKVEKNIRILLLPKDPRDSRNVILEIRAGVGGEEAALFVADLLNMYQKYAEEKGWKFSILSTNRTGLGGYKEVVALIEGEGAYSRLKFESGVHRVQRVPVTEAGGRIHTSTATVAVLPETDETEVQIDPKDLRIETFRASGAGGQYVNTTESAVRVTHLPTGITVSCQDERSQFQNRQKALKILYARLRDFYERQKEEELAKERRQQVGMGERSEKIRTYNFPQNRVTDHRINLTLYRLGDVLQGKLDELIEALMEHDIEEKLRAIA; encoded by the coding sequence ATGCTCAGCCCTGAGCTTGAAGAGAGGCTAAAAGCTATAGAACAGAGGTATTTAGAGCTGCAGTATCAGCTCAGCAGTCCAGAGGTGGTCTCAGACAGAGAAAAGCTCACAAGGCTTGGAAAAGAGCTCAAGGACCTTGAAGAGGTCTACACTGCATACAGGAATTACAAAAAGCTACTCTCAGACCTTGAGCAGGCGAGGGAGCTATTGAAGAGCGAGGATCTGAGGGAGCTTGCAAGGGAAGAGGTTGAGAGGCTCACAGAGGAGCTGGAAAAGGTGGAAAAGAACATAAGGATACTTCTCCTTCCAAAGGACCCGAGAGATAGCAGGAACGTGATATTAGAGATAAGGGCTGGAGTTGGTGGTGAGGAGGCAGCCCTCTTTGTGGCAGACCTTCTGAACATGTATCAGAAGTATGCGGAGGAAAAGGGCTGGAAGTTCAGCATACTCTCCACCAACAGGACAGGTCTTGGTGGCTACAAGGAGGTGGTTGCCCTGATAGAGGGTGAAGGTGCCTACTCAAGGCTCAAGTTTGAAAGCGGGGTTCACAGGGTTCAGAGGGTGCCCGTCACAGAAGCGGGTGGAAGAATACACACATCCACTGCCACCGTGGCAGTCCTCCCGGAAACAGATGAAACGGAAGTTCAGATAGACCCGAAAGACTTGAGGATTGAAACCTTCAGGGCAAGTGGTGCTGGCGGTCAGTATGTGAACACCACCGAGAGTGCAGTAAGGGTTACTCACCTTCCTACCGGTATCACCGTCTCCTGCCAGGATGAGAGGTCCCAGTTTCAGAACAGGCAGAAGGCACTTAAAATCTTGTATGCAAGGCTCAGGGACTTTTACGAAAGGCAGAAGGAGGAAGAACTTGCAAAGGAAAGAAGACAGCAGGTAGGCATGGGGGAAAGGAGCGAAAAGATCAGGACTTACAACTTTCCACAGAACAGGGTTACGGACCACAGGATAAACCTTACCCTCTACAGGCTGGGGGATGTGCTCCAGGGAAAGCTTGATGAACTTATAGAGGCTCTTATGGAGCATGACATAGAGGAGAAACTCAGGGCGATTGCATGA
- the rpmE gene encoding 50S ribosomal protein L31 — MKKGIHPELKPTHFVCGCGNSFTLLSTKGGTVYLETCNACHPFYTGKLRVKPAFLELTGKG; from the coding sequence ATGAAGAAGGGTATACATCCAGAGCTCAAACCCACGCATTTTGTCTGTGGCTGTGGAAACAGCTTTACCCTGCTCTCCACAAAGGGGGGAACGGTTTACCTTGAGACCTGCAATGCATGTCACCCCTTCTACACGGGCAAACTGAGGGTAAAACCAGCCTTCCTGGAGCTGACCGGTAAGGGATAA
- the alaS gene encoding alanine--tRNA ligase, protein MSGHEIRELFLSFFEKRGHTRVKSASLVPEKDPTLLFVNAGMVPFKDVFLGVEKRPYTRAVSCQKCLRVSGKHNDLESVGFTSRHHTFFEMLGNFSFGDYFKKEAIEYAWEFVTQHLGIPQEKIYVSVFREDEEAFGIWRDHIGLSEERIWRMGEEDNFWQMGDTGPCGPSSEIYVDRGPDYEPERYLEIWNLVFMQYYRDERGKLTPLPKPNIDTGMGLERVASILQGTRTNFEIDLIRPLIGFGEELSGRSYGGDFETDGALRVIADHLRALTFAIGDGVLPSSAGRGYVIRRILRRAMRYGYKLGILEPFLYRGVDLVVDIMKEPYPELLQVKSFVKSVIRAEEERFVNTLRKGMPYAEEILQKAEEGVVPGNLLFNLYDTYGFPIDLFEDMAREKGLRLDMESFQREMEEQRERARKHFRIEVKGAEPVYQHLKELGKISRFLGYEERSLQTEVLAIVKGGELVSELREGEKGEVFLKETPFYAERGGQIGDRGVIESTEGMFFVEDTQSPVDGVIAHRGYVSKGSIRVGDRVFAHIEEERREDIKRNHTATHLLHAALREVLGEHVRQAGSLVADQYLRFDFTHFQALTEEELKKVEELVNLQVMKNQPVLVEEMDYQSAIRSGAIAIFEEKYGERVRVLSVGDFSRELCGGTHVSRTGDIGYFRIVSESSVGAGIRRIVAKTGRWAVEHAFEERRRLMELSRLLGVSAEDTTVAVQRLMEEIREKEREINRLREKLLAGDGLSGVRRENLGEVELHVGVLEDIEPKEMLALADRIRNSTHNAVVFLLSKRGEKVSCLIALSRELTDRLSAKELIKVVSEHLGGGGGGRDDLVQGGVNSLDGLQSAVESLKSVIIERFMEVRG, encoded by the coding sequence ATGTCTGGTCATGAAATTCGGGAGCTTTTTCTGAGTTTTTTTGAGAAAAGGGGTCATACAAGGGTAAAGTCTGCAAGTCTTGTGCCTGAAAAGGACCCGACCCTGCTCTTTGTGAATGCAGGTATGGTACCCTTCAAGGATGTGTTTCTTGGCGTTGAAAAAAGACCATACACGAGGGCGGTTTCCTGTCAGAAGTGTCTTAGAGTCTCTGGTAAGCACAACGACCTTGAGAGTGTTGGCTTTACCTCGAGGCATCACACCTTTTTTGAGATGCTTGGAAACTTCTCCTTTGGGGACTACTTCAAAAAAGAAGCCATAGAGTATGCCTGGGAGTTTGTCACCCAGCATCTTGGAATACCACAGGAGAAGATATATGTGAGCGTATTCAGGGAGGATGAAGAGGCCTTCGGCATATGGAGAGACCATATAGGGCTGTCTGAAGAACGCATATGGAGGATGGGCGAAGAAGACAACTTCTGGCAGATGGGGGACACAGGCCCCTGCGGCCCATCTTCTGAAATATACGTGGACAGAGGTCCTGATTATGAACCTGAAAGGTATCTTGAGATATGGAACCTGGTCTTTATGCAGTATTACAGAGACGAAAGAGGTAAACTCACACCACTACCAAAACCCAACATAGATACGGGTATGGGTCTTGAGAGGGTGGCTAGCATCCTTCAGGGCACAAGGACAAACTTTGAAATAGACCTTATCCGGCCTCTCATAGGCTTTGGGGAGGAGCTGTCTGGAAGGTCTTACGGCGGAGATTTTGAAACAGATGGTGCTCTCAGAGTAATAGCAGACCACCTGAGGGCTCTTACCTTTGCCATCGGGGACGGCGTTCTTCCCTCCAGTGCAGGAAGAGGCTATGTGATAAGGAGAATACTCAGGCGTGCCATGAGATACGGCTACAAGCTTGGCATCCTTGAGCCTTTTCTTTACAGGGGGGTTGACCTGGTGGTGGACATCATGAAAGAGCCCTATCCTGAGCTCCTTCAGGTAAAGTCCTTTGTAAAGTCCGTCATAAGGGCCGAGGAGGAGAGGTTTGTAAACACTCTTAGGAAGGGCATGCCCTATGCGGAGGAAATCCTCCAGAAGGCAGAGGAAGGTGTGGTGCCCGGAAACCTTCTCTTCAACCTCTATGATACTTATGGCTTCCCCATTGACCTTTTTGAAGATATGGCAAGGGAAAAGGGTCTTAGGCTTGATATGGAAAGCTTCCAGAGGGAAATGGAGGAGCAGAGAGAGAGGGCAAGGAAACACTTCAGGATAGAGGTAAAGGGGGCAGAACCTGTTTATCAACATCTGAAGGAACTGGGGAAAATCTCACGCTTTCTGGGATATGAAGAAAGGAGCCTTCAAACGGAAGTTTTAGCCATCGTAAAGGGGGGTGAGCTTGTCTCTGAGCTTAGAGAGGGTGAAAAGGGTGAGGTGTTTCTCAAGGAAACACCCTTCTATGCAGAAAGAGGCGGTCAGATAGGTGACAGGGGCGTGATAGAGTCTACAGAGGGTATGTTTTTCGTGGAGGATACACAGTCTCCTGTGGATGGAGTGATAGCCCACAGAGGCTATGTGTCAAAGGGTTCCATAAGGGTAGGGGACAGGGTCTTTGCCCACATAGAAGAGGAAAGAAGGGAGGATATAAAGAGGAACCACACTGCCACGCACCTTCTCCATGCAGCTCTGAGAGAGGTTCTGGGTGAGCATGTGCGTCAGGCGGGGTCCCTTGTGGCAGACCAGTATCTGCGTTTTGACTTTACACACTTTCAGGCTCTCACGGAAGAAGAGCTCAAAAAGGTGGAAGAGCTTGTAAACCTGCAGGTTATGAAAAACCAGCCCGTGCTGGTGGAGGAGATGGACTATCAGTCTGCCATAAGAAGCGGAGCCATCGCCATCTTTGAGGAGAAGTATGGTGAGAGGGTAAGAGTCCTTAGCGTTGGAGACTTTTCCAGAGAATTGTGCGGTGGAACGCATGTGAGCAGAACAGGGGACATAGGCTACTTCAGGATAGTATCTGAGTCTTCTGTGGGTGCAGGAATCAGGCGTATAGTGGCAAAGACAGGCAGATGGGCTGTTGAGCATGCCTTTGAAGAGAGGAGAAGGCTTATGGAGCTTTCACGCCTGCTCGGTGTCTCTGCAGAGGATACCACTGTGGCTGTCCAGAGGCTTATGGAGGAGATAAGGGAGAAGGAAAGGGAGATAAACAGGTTAAGGGAAAAGCTTCTTGCCGGTGATGGTCTTTCTGGGGTCAGGAGGGAGAACCTTGGTGAGGTGGAGCTTCATGTGGGCGTGCTTGAGGACATAGAGCCAAAGGAGATGCTTGCCCTTGCAGACAGGATAAGGAACAGCACACATAATGCGGTGGTTTTCCTGCTGAGTAAGAGGGGGGAGAAGGTCTCCTGTCTGATAGCACTTTCAAGAGAGCTGACGGACAGACTTTCAGCAAAAGAACTTATTAAAGTGGTCTCTGAGCATCTGGGCGGTGGGGGAGGAGGAAGAGATGACCTTGTTCAGGGTGGGGTAAACAGTCTTGACGGGTTGCAATCTGCTGTAGAAAGTCTAAAATCTGTTATAATAGAGCGTTTTATGGAGGTAAGAGGATGA
- a CDS encoding alpha/beta hydrolase, translated as MVSRGGRPDLAFEYLPQVSSPVLLIVGGLDYPVIELNRRAYELLTCEKRLEIVEGASHLFEEEGKLEEVARLATEWFLMWLSK; from the coding sequence GTGGTTTCAAGAGGAGGCAGGCCAGACCTTGCTTTTGAATACCTTCCTCAAGTAAGCTCTCCCGTCTTGCTAATAGTTGGGGGCCTAGACTACCCTGTTATAGAGCTAAACAGGCGTGCCTACGAACTTCTTACATGTGAGAAGAGGCTTGAGATAGTTGAGGGGGCCAGTCATCTTTTTGAAGAGGAGGGGAAGCTTGAGGAGGTTGCGAGGCTTGCCACAGAATGGTTTCTCATGTGGCTGAGCAAATGA